One stretch of Streptomyces sp. NBC_00443 DNA includes these proteins:
- a CDS encoding aldo/keto reductase, which translates to MDERVIGRSGQRASVVGLGTWQLGADWGDVDDQEALAVLEAAVESGVTFFDTADVYGDGRSEQTIATFLRARPELDIFVATKMGRRVDQIPENYVLDNFRAWNDRSRRNLGVDRLDLVQLHCPPTPVYSTDEVFDALDTLVAEERIAGYGVSVETCEEALTAIARPGVTSVQIILNPFRMKPLRAVLPAAHEAGVGIIARVPLASGLLSGKYTKDTVFAANDHRTYNRHGESFDQGETFSGVDYATGVEAAAEFAELAPQGYTPAQLALRWIIQQPGVTTVIPGARTPEQARANAAAAALPELSGDTLDAIRDLYDRRIQDQVANRW; encoded by the coding sequence ATGGACGAGCGTGTAATCGGTAGGTCGGGTCAGCGGGCATCCGTCGTCGGTCTCGGTACGTGGCAGCTGGGCGCCGACTGGGGAGACGTCGACGACCAGGAAGCCCTGGCGGTGCTGGAGGCGGCGGTCGAGTCGGGAGTGACCTTCTTCGACACCGCCGACGTGTACGGCGACGGCCGCAGCGAGCAGACCATCGCCACGTTCCTGCGCGCCAGGCCCGAGCTGGACATCTTCGTGGCGACCAAGATGGGCCGCCGCGTCGACCAGATCCCCGAGAACTACGTCCTCGACAACTTCCGCGCCTGGAACGACCGTTCGCGGCGCAACCTCGGCGTCGACCGCCTCGACCTGGTCCAGCTGCACTGCCCGCCGACGCCCGTCTACTCGACGGACGAGGTGTTCGACGCCCTCGACACCCTTGTCGCGGAGGAGCGCATCGCCGGGTACGGCGTCAGCGTGGAGACCTGTGAGGAGGCGCTGACCGCGATCGCCCGACCGGGTGTCACGAGCGTGCAGATCATCCTCAACCCGTTCCGCATGAAGCCCCTGCGCGCGGTGCTGCCCGCCGCGCACGAGGCCGGCGTCGGCATCATCGCCCGGGTGCCGCTGGCCTCCGGTCTGCTGTCGGGCAAGTACACCAAGGACACCGTCTTCGCCGCGAACGACCACCGCACCTACAACCGGCACGGCGAGTCCTTTGACCAGGGCGAGACCTTCTCGGGCGTCGACTACGCCACCGGCGTCGAGGCCGCGGCCGAGTTCGCCGAGCTCGCCCCGCAGGGCTACACGCCGGCCCAGCTGGCGCTGCGCTGGATCATCCAGCAGCCGGGTGTGACGACCGTGATCCCGGGCGCCCGTACCCCCGAGCAGGCCCGTGCCAACGCGGCCGCCGCCGCGCTGCCGGAGCTGTCCGGGGACACGCTCGACGCGATCCGGGACCTCTACGACCGGAGGATCCAGGACCAGGTGGCAAACCGCTGGTAG
- a CDS encoding serine hydrolase domain-containing protein yields MSVRPLPSSTPAAQGVDASGVLAFLDALDTAPDIEPHSLMILRHDRLVASGWWAPYTPERPHLLYSISKSFTATAAGIAAGEGLIRLDDPVISYFPELDADITDPRSRAMLVRHVASMASGHETDAFDEARARDREDLVRGFLLAPPPRDPGTVFAYNQPATFTLAAIVQRASGQSLTDYLRPRLLDPLGIGEVAWLRYRGGQELGFSGLHATTDAMARLGQLYLRGGVWDGERLLPEWWVAEATRPQISNSGVMPGGDWQQGYGFKFWMSRHGYRGDGAFGQFCLVLPEQDAVIATTADTWNMQALLDLVWKHLLPAFRPAPLTGGEAADVALAARLAGLALPPAAGEPAPPQQSEAWSAAAFTPYGDGGGRLSRLTAIDLAPDGDGWALTLTEDGHPLRLRLGDAGWTVTEGPVPTAVSGGWTDADTLAVDIAFLETPHHLEVTCSLKERTFTARWRTEPLHPLPLRAMCAPRVPA; encoded by the coding sequence ATGAGTGTTCGCCCGCTGCCTTCGAGCACGCCCGCCGCCCAGGGCGTCGACGCCTCAGGTGTCCTCGCCTTTCTCGACGCCCTCGACACCGCCCCCGACATCGAGCCGCACAGCCTGATGATCCTGCGCCACGACCGGCTCGTCGCCTCCGGCTGGTGGGCGCCGTACACCCCCGAACGCCCGCACCTGCTCTACTCGATCAGCAAGAGCTTCACCGCGACCGCAGCCGGGATCGCCGCCGGCGAGGGGCTCATCCGCCTCGACGACCCGGTGATCTCCTACTTCCCGGAGCTCGACGCCGACATCACCGATCCGCGCAGCCGCGCGATGCTCGTGCGGCATGTGGCGTCCATGGCCAGTGGGCACGAGACCGACGCATTCGACGAGGCGCGCGCACGGGACCGTGAGGACCTCGTCCGCGGGTTCCTGCTGGCGCCACCGCCCCGCGACCCGGGCACGGTCTTCGCCTACAACCAGCCCGCCACCTTCACGCTCGCCGCCATCGTCCAGCGGGCGAGCGGTCAGTCGCTGACCGACTATCTCCGGCCGCGCCTGCTGGACCCGCTCGGCATCGGCGAGGTCGCGTGGTTGCGCTACCGCGGCGGCCAGGAGCTCGGGTTCAGTGGACTGCACGCCACGACTGACGCGATGGCCAGGCTGGGCCAGTTGTATCTGCGGGGCGGGGTGTGGGACGGCGAGCGGCTGCTGCCCGAGTGGTGGGTGGCCGAGGCGACGCGCCCGCAGATTTCGAACTCCGGTGTCATGCCCGGGGGCGACTGGCAGCAGGGCTACGGCTTCAAGTTCTGGATGTCCCGGCACGGCTATCGCGGCGACGGCGCGTTCGGTCAGTTCTGCCTGGTGCTGCCCGAGCAGGACGCCGTGATCGCGACGACCGCGGACACCTGGAACATGCAGGCTCTCCTTGACCTGGTCTGGAAGCATCTGCTGCCCGCGTTCCGCCCCGCGCCACTGACGGGCGGCGAGGCAGCGGACGTGGCCCTGGCCGCGCGGCTGGCGGGCCTGGCGCTGCCGCCCGCCGCCGGTGAGCCCGCGCCACCCCAGCAGAGCGAGGCCTGGTCCGCCGCCGCGTTCACCCCGTACGGCGATGGCGGCGGGAGGCTGTCCAGGCTGACCGCGATCGACCTCGCGCCGGACGGAGACGGCTGGGCCCTGACGCTCACCGAGGACGGCCACCCGCTCCGGCTGCGGCTCGGGGACGCCGGCTGGACCGTCACTGAGGGGCCGGTGCCCACTGCGGTCAGCGGCGGCTGGACCGACGCGGACACCCTCGCCGTGGACATCGCCTTTCTGGAGACCCCGCACCACCTGGAGGTGACGTGTTCCCTCAAGGAGCGGACGTTCACGGCGCGGTGGCGGACGGAGCCGCTGCACCCCCTGCCGCTGCGGGCGATGTGCGCACCCCGAGTGCCGGCCTGA
- a CDS encoding LLM class F420-dependent oxidoreductase, which translates to MVQIGYTMMTEQAAPRDLVDHLVRAEEAGFDFSVTSDHYFPWLRSQGHSPYAWSLLGAAAQATSRIPLMTYVTCPTFRYHPAVVAQKAATMQLLSEGRFRLGLGSGENLNEHVVGGGWPSVDVRHEMFEEAVEIIRALFAGGHVNRRGTHFDVESARLWDLPDQPPPIGIAVSGEQSCELAGRLGDLVIATEPKADLLAAFDRHGGAGKPRVGQLPVCYDPDRDTAIKRAHSQFRWFGGGWKVNAELPHPDSFEAATQFVTPDDVADAIPCGDDVDAFVEAVRPFAAAGFTEVALVQIGGEEQRPYIDWAKTTLLPALRDALG; encoded by the coding sequence ATGGTGCAGATCGGATACACGATGATGACCGAGCAGGCCGCCCCTCGTGACCTGGTGGACCATCTGGTCCGCGCCGAGGAAGCCGGCTTCGACTTCTCTGTGACCTCGGACCACTACTTTCCGTGGCTGCGCTCGCAGGGTCACTCTCCGTACGCGTGGAGCCTACTGGGCGCTGCCGCCCAGGCCACGTCACGGATTCCCCTGATGACCTACGTGACGTGTCCGACGTTCCGCTACCACCCGGCTGTGGTCGCGCAGAAGGCGGCCACGATGCAACTGCTCTCCGAGGGCCGGTTCCGGCTGGGGCTCGGCTCCGGGGAAAACCTCAACGAACATGTCGTGGGCGGTGGTTGGCCGTCCGTGGACGTACGGCACGAGATGTTCGAGGAGGCCGTGGAGATCATCCGCGCGCTCTTCGCGGGCGGCCATGTGAACCGTCGCGGCACGCACTTCGACGTGGAGTCGGCCCGTCTGTGGGACCTGCCGGACCAGCCGCCGCCGATCGGCATCGCCGTCTCCGGTGAGCAGTCCTGCGAGCTCGCGGGCCGGCTCGGCGACCTGGTGATCGCCACGGAACCCAAGGCGGACCTCCTGGCGGCGTTCGACCGGCACGGCGGTGCGGGCAAGCCGCGCGTGGGGCAGCTGCCCGTGTGTTACGACCCCGACCGGGACACCGCGATCAAGCGCGCCCACTCCCAGTTCCGCTGGTTCGGCGGCGGCTGGAAGGTCAACGCGGAGCTGCCGCACCCGGACTCCTTCGAGGCGGCGACCCAGTTCGTCACCCCGGACGACGTCGCCGACGCGATCCCGTGCGGCGACGACGTGGACGCCTTCGTCGAGGCCGTCCGCCCGTTCGCCGCGGCCGGCTTCACCGAGGTCGCCCTCGTCCAGATCGGCGGCGAGGAGCAACGGCCCTACATCGACTGGGCAAAGACAACGCTGCTGCCGGCGCTGCGGGACGCGCTCGGCTGA
- a CDS encoding DUF6328 family protein: MTTKENRTGRDETQEERADRMWGELIQEVRVAQMGVQILFAFLLTVVFTPKYDTLSDTDQTIYIVTVVLGATATGALIGPVSLHRLVSGRRIKPQAVEWASRLTLLGLILLLATMAAALLLILRVATHDDWVPWLVTGVVIWYVVCWFGLPLWTRRRHTE; the protein is encoded by the coding sequence ATGACCACGAAGGAAAACCGGACAGGACGCGACGAGACCCAGGAAGAGCGTGCCGACCGCATGTGGGGCGAGCTCATCCAGGAGGTCAGGGTGGCCCAGATGGGCGTCCAGATCCTGTTCGCCTTTCTGCTCACCGTCGTGTTCACACCGAAGTACGACACCCTCAGCGACACGGACCAGACCATCTACATCGTGACGGTCGTCCTGGGCGCCACCGCGACGGGTGCCCTGATCGGTCCCGTGTCCCTGCACCGTCTGGTGTCGGGGCGCCGCATCAAGCCGCAGGCGGTGGAGTGGGCCTCCCGGCTGACGCTCCTCGGCCTGATCCTGCTGCTGGCCACCATGGCGGCCGCGCTCCTGCTGATCCTGAGGGTCGCCACGCACGACGACTGGGTGCCCTGGCTGGTGACGGGCGTGGTCATCTGGTACGTGGTGTGCTGGTTCGGGCTGCCGTTGTGGACCCGCCGCCGCCACACAGAGTGA
- a CDS encoding threonine/serine dehydratase yields the protein MIGISDVEAAADLIAGHVVRTPTVPSPGLSALLGVPVTAKLELLQRTGSFKARGATAKLLSLTEAQRAAGVVAVSGGNHGIALAMTAAVLDVKATVVMPRSAPARAVEIARGAGASVRLTDDMDGAFSLVTRLRDEGLTLVHPFDDPLVIAGQGTVGLELDGDAGELTDVIVSVGGGGLISGVAVALRARRPDVRIWGVETQGAEAMSEALTAGGPVPVALSSIVSTLCAPTASRLTYDHVSALVDEVLVVPDREAVRGVLDLAEHAKLWTEPAAGCLLPAARRVLEQVGDGARLGLVVCGGNATTGDVLRWAADFGVH from the coding sequence TTGATAGGGATCTCCGACGTCGAAGCCGCGGCCGACCTCATCGCCGGCCACGTCGTCCGCACACCGACCGTGCCCAGCCCCGGACTGTCGGCCCTGCTCGGCGTCCCGGTGACGGCCAAGCTCGAACTGCTGCAGCGCACCGGGTCGTTCAAGGCCCGCGGGGCGACGGCGAAGCTGCTGTCGCTGACCGAGGCCCAGCGCGCGGCCGGGGTGGTGGCGGTGAGCGGTGGCAACCACGGGATCGCCCTCGCGATGACGGCCGCCGTCCTCGATGTGAAGGCCACCGTGGTGATGCCGCGTTCGGCGCCGGCCCGCGCCGTGGAGATCGCCCGAGGCGCCGGGGCGTCGGTGCGGTTGACGGACGACATGGACGGAGCGTTCTCTCTCGTCACGCGGCTGCGGGACGAGGGGCTGACGCTCGTCCATCCGTTCGACGACCCGCTGGTGATCGCCGGCCAGGGCACCGTCGGACTGGAGCTCGACGGCGACGCAGGCGAGCTCACGGACGTGATCGTGAGCGTCGGGGGCGGCGGGCTCATCTCCGGCGTCGCGGTCGCGCTGCGGGCGCGCCGTCCGGACGTACGGATCTGGGGCGTGGAGACCCAGGGCGCCGAGGCGATGTCCGAGGCGCTGACGGCGGGCGGGCCCGTGCCGGTGGCGCTGTCGTCGATCGTGTCCACGCTGTGCGCGCCGACCGCGTCCCGGCTGACGTACGACCATGTGTCCGCCCTGGTCGACGAGGTGCTCGTGGTGCCGGACCGGGAGGCGGTGCGGGGTGTGCTCGATCTCGCCGAGCACGCCAAGCTGTGGACCGAGCCGGCCGCCGGCTGTCTGCTGCCCGCGGCCCGGCGCGTCCTGGAGCAGGTGGGGGACGGCGCGAGGCTCGGGCTGGTGGTGTGCGGGGGCAACGCGACGACCGGGGACGTGCTGCGCTGGGCGGCGGATTTCGGGGTTCACTGA
- a CDS encoding serine/threonine protein kinase, whose product MAMVKARVSTSELVAGRYRLVDVVHSETNRVSYYGEDIGSEHPFLLTQIGLPDDPSPDDRRRATSRILRASERMGLLRPGAVATVVDAIEDGGNLWIVTEWIDGTPLGELLTQQGTFNYVRAARIGLELLDVLEAAHVAGITHGELSPGQVFVRGDGTVVVTGFGLAGATLAPRVAAPSYASPEQARDERIGPASDLWALGSILYAMVEGRPPYRERDRPEATLKGVDRLPLRAPVRAGPLTQAVQGLLRKDSRERLSRPVVREAFVRVLNEDPETPLPSEPRPRLRGLYAVGPGWGRRAMIAGTALAVVTVAAAVLVVTSDRSDDSDPSAAGTAPSPSAPATEPATPAPTVSPTQEPTASPTKSAPGTASPTASPSGTGLPSGFRTYTSPEGFSLALPEDWKPLNTTRASDLAYRVVFGAESDPRTLAVTYSERVGPDPVAVWRDDVEPGLKRSAADYERIGDIEATTYQGYKAADIQWLADVDDTRVRTFGRGFLIGDHLGYSLRWTTPADDWNDAGNQGALDTVLRTFRVPEA is encoded by the coding sequence ATGGCCATGGTCAAGGCGCGCGTCTCCACATCCGAGTTGGTCGCCGGAAGGTACCGGCTCGTCGATGTCGTGCACAGCGAGACGAACCGCGTCAGTTACTACGGCGAGGACATCGGGAGCGAACACCCGTTCCTCCTCACGCAGATCGGGCTCCCCGACGATCCGAGCCCGGACGACAGGCGCCGGGCCACCTCGCGCATCCTGCGCGCCTCCGAGCGGATGGGGCTGCTGCGCCCGGGCGCGGTCGCCACCGTCGTGGACGCCATCGAGGACGGCGGGAACCTGTGGATCGTCACCGAGTGGATCGACGGCACGCCCCTCGGTGAACTCCTCACCCAGCAGGGCACGTTCAACTACGTGCGGGCCGCGCGCATCGGCCTCGAACTGCTCGACGTACTGGAGGCGGCGCACGTCGCCGGCATCACACACGGCGAACTGAGCCCCGGCCAGGTGTTCGTGCGCGGCGACGGCACCGTGGTGGTCACCGGCTTCGGGCTGGCCGGCGCGACCCTTGCGCCCCGGGTCGCCGCACCGTCGTACGCCTCACCGGAGCAGGCCCGCGACGAGCGCATCGGCCCTGCGTCCGACCTGTGGGCGCTCGGCTCGATCCTGTACGCCATGGTCGAGGGGCGTCCGCCCTATCGCGAACGGGACCGCCCCGAGGCCACGTTGAAGGGTGTGGACCGGCTTCCGCTGCGCGCCCCGGTGCGTGCCGGGCCGCTCACCCAGGCCGTACAGGGACTGCTGCGCAAGGACTCCCGGGAGCGGCTGAGCAGACCCGTGGTCCGCGAGGCGTTCGTGCGCGTCCTCAATGAGGATCCCGAGACGCCCCTGCCGTCCGAGCCGCGCCCCCGGCTGCGCGGTCTCTACGCCGTCGGGCCGGGCTGGGGCAGGCGCGCCATGATCGCCGGCACCGCGCTCGCCGTCGTCACGGTCGCCGCGGCCGTCCTGGTGGTGACCAGCGACCGGTCGGACGACTCGGACCCCTCGGCGGCCGGTACGGCACCCAGCCCGTCGGCCCCTGCCACGGAGCCCGCCACTCCGGCTCCGACCGTGTCCCCCACGCAGGAACCCACGGCCTCCCCCACGAAGAGCGCGCCCGGGACCGCTTCCCCCACGGCGTCCCCCTCGGGCACGGGGCTGCCCTCCGGCTTCCGGACATACACCTCACCGGAGGGCTTCTCCCTCGCCCTGCCCGAGGACTGGAAACCCCTCAACACCACGCGCGCCTCCGACCTGGCGTACCGGGTCGTGTTCGGGGCGGAAAGCGATCCGCGCACGCTCGCGGTCACCTACAGCGAACGCGTCGGCCCGGACCCCGTCGCCGTGTGGCGCGACGACGTCGAGCCAGGACTGAAGCGGTCCGCCGCCGACTACGAACGCATCGGCGACATCGAGGCCACCACGTACCAGGGGTACAAGGCCGCCGACATCCAGTGGCTCGCCGACGTGGACGACACCCGGGTGCGCACCTTCGGCCGCGGCTTCCTCATCGGCGACCACCTCGGCTATTCGCTGCGCTGGACGACCCCGGCGGACGACTGGAACGACGCCGGCAACCAGGGGGCCCTGGACACCGTCCTGCGCACCTTCCGCGTGCCCGAAGCCTGA